In a genomic window of Dyadobacter fermentans DSM 18053:
- a CDS encoding polyphosphate kinase 2 family protein — protein MSDFNSDDYRYDGSKKFEISKAKTRFKDIYADKAEYEAMQDESAKELDELQSMMYAHNRYGLLVIFQAMDAAGKDGTIKHVLSGVNPVGVKIHSFKRPTDTELGHDFLWRTNLVLPQRGTITIFNRSYYEEVLVVKVQPEILTQSQRLPTELTEDLDKLWKHRYTDIRNLEKYLYRNGIRVIKFFLNVSKEEQAERLIERIEDPSKNWKFEEQDVKVRDQWAEYMQAYEDCINATASKKAPWFVIPADDKKNLRLTVAKIVAEELKKMHMKYPESGPQRTEELRHFIDIINAQTNQP, from the coding sequence ATGTCGGACTTCAATTCGGATGATTATCGCTACGACGGTAGCAAGAAGTTTGAGATCAGTAAAGCCAAAACGCGCTTTAAAGATATTTATGCCGATAAGGCCGAATACGAGGCCATGCAGGATGAATCGGCGAAGGAGCTGGACGAGTTGCAGAGCATGATGTACGCGCACAACCGGTACGGATTGCTGGTGATCTTTCAGGCGATGGACGCGGCCGGTAAGGACGGCACGATCAAACACGTGCTTTCAGGCGTAAACCCGGTGGGGGTAAAAATCCATTCGTTCAAAAGGCCTACCGATACCGAGCTTGGACATGATTTTTTGTGGAGAACGAACCTGGTACTGCCTCAGCGCGGCACGATCACGATCTTCAACCGCAGTTATTATGAAGAAGTGCTGGTCGTGAAAGTGCAGCCGGAAATCCTCACGCAATCGCAGCGCCTTCCGACGGAGCTGACCGAAGATCTTGACAAGCTCTGGAAACACCGCTACACCGACATCCGCAACCTGGAAAAATACCTCTACCGGAACGGCATTCGCGTGATCAAGTTCTTTTTGAATGTATCGAAGGAAGAACAGGCCGAACGGCTGATCGAACGCATTGAGGACCCTTCCAAAAACTGGAAGTTCGAGGAGCAGGACGTAAAAGTACGCGACCAATGGGCCGAATACATGCAGGCATACGAAGATTGCATTAATGCCACCGCATCCAAAAAAGCACCATGGTTCGTGATTCCCGCCGACGACAAGAAGAACCTCCGCCTGACGGTGGCCAAGATCGTCGCCGAAGAATTGAAGAAGATGCACATGAAATACCCCGAATCGGGCCCACAGCGGACCGAGGAGCTCCGGCATTTCATCGACATCATCAATGCCCAAACGAACCAGCCATAA